CTCCCCAAGTCCCTTTCGGATCTGGTGCCCCGATCTGTCAGAGATGCAGACGGATTGTGGGAGACGGTGTATGTCGATGGCCAGTCATTCCGCCGACGTCTGCCGTCGTCGGCAGCCGTGGAGTTCGGCAGGCTCGGTAGCAAGGCCCCCGGATTCTCAGACTTCTCCAAGCGTCTCCCCGATCAGGACGAAGAAGGGGTCTGGGCAGAGTTGGTCTTTCCTTCGCTGGGCATGTGGGCGGCTTCCTTCAAGACTCGCGAGTTACTGAAGCAAACCGCACGTGTGACCAATGACTTCTCAGCCAGCGAGATCATCGCGCTGTCTCCTCGCTTGCTGCCAACTGCCCAGGTATCCACCCTTGATGTCAATGACGCAATTGAGGAGATGCAGCGTTGCGCAGGTCTGGGCTTCAAGAGCGTCTTTCTGACAGTGAGTCCACACCCCATGCAGCAGGACTGGCAGCACGAGTATTGGGAGCCGCTGTGGGCAGCGATGGAAGAAGCCAACATGGTGATTGCATTCCACATCGGCACTGAGCCGATCGACATGGCTGCCGGTGAAGTTATCGGCGTTACATACCGCGGACCTGGAGGTGCGGTGATGAACTACACCGAGACAACGTTCTCAGGTCAGCGTGCTGTCATGAAGATGGTTGCCTCGGGCGCGCTTGACCGTCACCCGGACTTGAAGGTCATGGTCTCTGAAGGTGGAGCCACTTGGGCACCCTTCCTGGCTGACCGGATGGAAGAGGGATACCGCCAGCACCACATGGCAGTGCGGCCCAAGCTGAACCGTTCACCTCGGGAGATCATCTATTCACAGGTCTACGCCTCCTTCCAGCATGACCCAACGGCGGTAGCAGCAGTGCAGTACATGGGCTACAACAACGCGATGTGGGGCTCGGATTACCCGCATATGGAAGGCACCTACGGCCATACCCAGAAGACTCTGCACGAACTCTTCGACGATGTGCCTCAGGCAGTCTCCGAGCGCATCCGCTTTGGCGCATTCGAAGAGCTGTTCCCGACGGCACCCAAGGCACCAGCCGAAATTCGTAACTGAAACCGCAGCGAAGAAGGTGGGCTGCCAGATCGTTCTGGCAGCCCACTGCGCTGTGAATTCCGACTATTCGGTTCTTGCTGGAGAGGCAACCATGGCAGGCGAAGAAAGTGTGATGAGCGAATCCCCGCAGGAGTTCTTGCAGGAGGCCACTCCAGGGTATTGCGATGTGCAGTCCTTTGTGCCAGTCGAAGGCGGCTACGCCGGCCACTGCACATGCGGTGGCTGGGACGTGGTGATGCCCACGCAAGAGGAAGCACACGCCCTTGCCGTGGAGCACACGATGGCTATCACGCTGAAGGAATTGGCCAAGCGTGGAGCACAGGCAAGCGCGCCGGCTTAAAAATAGCTTGGCTCTAGCGCTTCAAGAAATGTTCGAGCACAATGCGCTCTACGCCGTAGACCATTGCACCTGGCCGAGGCCTTTGCATGCTTCGCACTGACCAGCGAGAGACAAGAGGGAGTACGACATGACTGGAATGCTGCAGGGACTCAAGGTTGTCGAATTGGGCGGCGGATTATCCACTGCTTTCGTCGGCAATCTTCTGGCGGACTTCGGTGCCGAGGTCATCTCGATCGAAAGACCTGGTGGCGCACAATTGCGGCGGGAACCTGGCTTCCTTTTTCTTGCACGTGGCAAGAAGAGCATCGTTCTGGACCTCGATGATCTGGCCGATGCAGAGGTCGCCCGCAAGCTGTTGGCCGATGTCGATGTCGTAGTCACACAGGAACGGGTAAGTGAACGCACGGCTTGGGGCTTAGATGCCACGAGCATTACTGCGTTGAACCCTCGCCTCATCTATGCGCAGATCACTGCCTTTGGCCTCTCGGGTTCACTCGCAGACGTCAAAGTCGATGAAGCGCTGATTGCGGCGAAGCTAGGCCTGAATCAGGCCTTCGCTGCGGCCACTGATCGACCGGGCCCCTCATGGTCGAGTACTCCCTGGGCTTCCTGGAGCGGCGCGCAGGCCACTTTGCAGGGGATCTTCGCAGCACTACGTGAGCGTGAGTCCAGTGGTGCCGGTCAGACAGTCAGCACCAGTTTGGGCCATTGCCTCGGCGGGCTTGACCCTTGGATGCAGTCCAACGCGGCGCTCGCTCAGATCTTTCCCGACGCCTTTCAGGGTGGCGGCATGGTACTGC
This Actinomycetota bacterium DNA region includes the following protein-coding sequences:
- a CDS encoding amidohydrolase family protein, translated to MSTSTMLWANSGDSHFIEPADLWSKELPKSLSDLVPRSVRDADGLWETVYVDGQSFRRRLPSSAAVEFGRLGSKAPGFSDFSKRLPDQDEEGVWAELVFPSLGMWAASFKTRELLKQTARVTNDFSASEIIALSPRLLPTAQVSTLDVNDAIEEMQRCAGLGFKSVFLTVSPHPMQQDWQHEYWEPLWAAMEEANMVIAFHIGTEPIDMAAGEVIGVTYRGPGGAVMNYTETTFSGQRAVMKMVASGALDRHPDLKVMVSEGGATWAPFLADRMEEGYRQHHMAVRPKLNRSPREIIYSQVYASFQHDPTAVAAVQYMGYNNAMWGSDYPHMEGTYGHTQKTLHELFDDVPQAVSERIRFGAFEELFPTAPKAPAEIRN